From the Alloalcanivorax dieselolei B5 genome, one window contains:
- a CDS encoding FtsB family cell division protein, with protein MKLSPARQVMLAVLALLLVVLQVRLWFGEGSLRHVATLKKEVQALSEQNHTLSERNRLMAADVRDLKEGSDAVEELARKDLGMIRDGETFFLILEPDTPRDDKR; from the coding sequence ATGAAACTGTCCCCGGCCCGCCAGGTCATGCTCGCCGTTCTGGCTTTGCTGCTGGTGGTACTGCAGGTGCGCCTGTGGTTCGGGGAGGGCAGCCTGCGCCATGTGGCGACCCTGAAAAAGGAGGTTCAGGCGCTCTCCGAACAAAACCACACGCTCAGTGAACGGAACCGCCTGATGGCGGCGGACGTACGTGATCTCAAGGAAGGCAGCGATGCGGTGGAGGAGCTGGCGCGCAAGGATCTGGGCATGATCCGTGACGGCGAGACCTTCTTCCTGATCCTGGAACCGGACACACCCCGTGACGACAAGCGTTAA
- the ispD gene encoding 2-C-methyl-D-erythritol 4-phosphate cytidylyltransferase yields MTTSVKPFPLYAVVPAAGVGARMGASLPKQYLTLEGRTLAEHTLQRLLAFAPLSCVVVAVAEGDPWWPRLSLNGLSLQDHPRIHTVTGGASRAESVRAGLQAVLEQAPDAWALVHDMARPLVRLSDIQKLIDGVGEQGGILACPVVDTIKRADPGQCIDATVDRSLIWRALTPQLFPAAALAEALAAPDDAITDEASAMEARGWRPRLVAGNADNIKITVPEDLPLARFYLRRQGLDSGQEESS; encoded by the coding sequence GTGACGACAAGCGTTAAGCCTTTCCCTTTGTACGCGGTGGTGCCCGCCGCCGGTGTCGGCGCGCGTATGGGCGCCAGCCTGCCCAAACAATATCTGACGCTGGAAGGCCGCACCCTGGCGGAACATACCTTGCAACGGTTGCTGGCGTTCGCGCCCTTGTCCTGTGTGGTGGTGGCGGTGGCTGAGGGTGACCCCTGGTGGCCGCGATTGTCGCTTAATGGATTGTCGCTCCAGGACCACCCGCGTATCCACACCGTCACCGGCGGCGCCAGTCGCGCCGAGTCAGTGCGGGCCGGCCTCCAGGCGGTGCTGGAACAGGCCCCGGACGCCTGGGCGTTGGTACATGACATGGCCCGCCCTCTGGTACGCCTGTCGGATATCCAGAAGCTGATCGACGGCGTCGGAGAGCAGGGCGGAATCCTGGCCTGCCCGGTGGTGGATACCATCAAGCGGGCGGATCCTGGCCAATGCATCGACGCCACCGTGGACCGCAGCCTGATCTGGCGGGCCCTGACCCCGCAATTGTTCCCTGCCGCGGCCCTCGCCGAGGCGCTGGCGGCGCCGGATGACGCCATCACCGACGAAGCGTCGGCCATGGAAGCGCGTGGCTGGCGGCCGAGGCTGGTGGCCGGAAACGCCGACAACATCAAGATCACGGTACCGGAAGACCTGCCGCTGGCACGCTTTTATCTGCGCCGCCAGGGACTGGACTCCGGCCAGGAGGAGTCATCATGA
- the ispF gene encoding 2-C-methyl-D-erythritol 2,4-cyclodiphosphate synthase has translation MSLRIGQGFDVHAFSDDGDHVVLGGIRIPHERGLKAHSDGDVALHALSDALLGALALGDIGHYFPDTDPRWKGADSAVLLKAVLKDVTGRGWRPLNLDLTIICQQPKIAPHVQAMRERIADLMGLALDAVSVKATTTERLGFTGRGEGIAVQSVVLLERD, from the coding sequence ATGAGCCTGCGTATTGGTCAGGGTTTCGACGTTCACGCCTTCAGTGATGACGGCGATCACGTTGTCCTCGGCGGTATCCGCATTCCCCATGAGCGTGGCCTGAAAGCTCACTCCGACGGCGACGTGGCGCTGCACGCGCTCAGTGATGCGCTGCTCGGCGCCCTGGCGCTGGGTGACATCGGCCATTATTTTCCGGACACCGATCCGCGCTGGAAAGGCGCTGACTCCGCCGTCTTGCTGAAAGCGGTGCTCAAGGATGTCACCGGTCGAGGCTGGCGGCCGCTGAATCTGGATCTGACCATCATCTGCCAGCAGCCGAAGATCGCTCCCCATGTGCAGGCCATGCGTGAACGTATCGCCGACCTGATGGGGCTGGCGCTGGACGCGGTGTCGGTGAAAGCCACCACCACGGAACGGCTGGGCTTCACCGGGCGGGGCGAAGGTATCGCGGTGCAGTCGGTGGTGTTGCTTGAACGAGACTGA
- the truD gene encoding tRNA pseudouridine(13) synthase TruD, whose protein sequence is MNGAVLNNGGAPARPPAHGAPLGRALMREQFADFRVDEVMTVTPEGEGEHLWLEIEKTDWNTEDVALWLAQQAGIHRLSVGYSGLKDRRAITRQWFSLHLPGKPDPDLDCPPGVRLLQARRHRRKLNRGTHRANAFQLRLRQVQADPAALAERLALIARLGVPNYFGEQRFGRDDSNWQRGLIWLSGEGEAPRKRTLRGLWLSAVRSGLFNAVLAERVRGGCWDRLLDGDLLQPDGSRGLFAAADEPDAETRLSAGEVHPTGPLPGAGGMASSGACQILEQTVLAPWVAVIEGLAGQGVDAARRATRLPVSGLDWDSRDDTLYLSFRLPAGAFATTVLAELLETRGPERRSRERL, encoded by the coding sequence TTGAATGGCGCCGTTTTGAACAACGGCGGCGCCCCGGCGCGGCCGCCGGCCCATGGCGCGCCGCTGGGGCGCGCCCTGATGCGGGAGCAGTTCGCTGACTTTCGCGTCGACGAGGTCATGACAGTGACGCCGGAAGGAGAGGGCGAGCACCTCTGGCTGGAGATCGAGAAAACCGATTGGAACACCGAGGACGTGGCGTTGTGGCTGGCCCAGCAGGCCGGCATTCATCGTCTCTCGGTGGGCTACAGCGGGCTTAAGGACCGCCGCGCCATCACCCGCCAGTGGTTCAGTCTCCATCTGCCCGGCAAACCGGACCCTGACCTGGACTGTCCGCCGGGGGTGCGGCTGTTGCAGGCTCGCCGCCACCGGCGCAAGTTGAATCGCGGTACCCATCGCGCCAATGCTTTCCAACTGCGCCTGCGTCAGGTCCAGGCGGATCCGGCGGCGCTGGCGGAGCGTCTGGCGTTGATCGCCCGCCTGGGCGTACCCAACTATTTCGGCGAGCAGCGCTTTGGCCGGGACGACAGTAACTGGCAGCGCGGACTGATCTGGCTGAGCGGAGAGGGCGAGGCGCCTCGCAAACGCACCTTGCGCGGCCTGTGGCTGTCGGCGGTGCGCTCGGGTCTGTTCAACGCGGTATTGGCGGAGCGGGTGCGCGGCGGCTGTTGGGACCGGCTGCTGGACGGCGACCTTTTGCAACCGGACGGCAGCCGTGGATTATTCGCCGCCGCCGATGAACCGGACGCCGAAACCCGCTTGAGTGCCGGAGAAGTTCATCCCACCGGGCCTTTGCCCGGCGCCGGGGGCATGGCATCATCGGGCGCTTGCCAAATATTGGAACAGACCGTGCTGGCCCCCTGGGTCGCGGTCATCGAGGGATTGGCGGGGCAGGGTGTCGACGCGGCCCGCCGCGCCACCCGCCTGCCGGTGTCCGGCCTCGACTGGGACAGCAGGGACGATACCCTGTATTTATCTTTCCGCTTGCCGGCCGGGGCCTTCGCCACCACCGTGCTGGCGGAGTTGCTGGAGACTCGCGGGCCGGAACGGCGCTCGCGGGAAAGGCTTTGA
- a CDS encoding protein-L-isoaspartate(D-aspartate) O-methyltransferase, which translates to MTDRRSGIGMTSARTRERLISRLRESGITDERVLEAIRATPRHLFVDEALSHQAYDDTALPIGHGQTISQPWVVARMTELLIEQAIPEKVLEVGTGCGYQTAVLAAFARQVCSVERIRPLQDAARLRLRELGLANRVQLRHADGGFGWSSAAPFDGILVTCARPDIPEELLAQLAEGGRLVMPVGDRQQRLTVVDRHGNELVSRALDPVRFVPFQRGVQ; encoded by the coding sequence ATGACAGACCGACGAAGTGGGATTGGCATGACGTCCGCGCGTACCCGGGAACGGCTGATCAGCCGGCTAAGGGAATCGGGGATCACCGATGAACGGGTACTGGAAGCCATTCGCGCCACGCCACGGCATTTGTTCGTGGACGAGGCGCTGTCCCATCAGGCCTATGACGATACCGCCCTGCCGATCGGCCACGGGCAGACCATTTCCCAGCCCTGGGTGGTGGCGCGCATGACCGAGCTGCTGATCGAGCAGGCGATTCCGGAGAAGGTGCTGGAGGTGGGAACCGGCTGCGGTTACCAGACCGCGGTACTGGCCGCTTTCGCCCGTCAGGTCTGTTCGGTGGAGCGGATCCGCCCTTTGCAGGATGCCGCCCGGCTGCGGCTGCGTGAGCTGGGACTGGCCAACCGGGTGCAGCTGCGCCATGCCGACGGCGGCTTCGGCTGGTCCTCGGCGGCCCCGTTCGATGGCATCCTGGTGACCTGCGCCCGTCCGGACATCCCCGAGGAACTGCTTGCCCAACTGGCCGAGGGAGGCCGTCTGGTGATGCCGGTGGGGGATCGCCAACAACGGCTGACCGTGGTGGATCGGCATGGCAACGAACTGGTGTCGCGGGCGCTGGACCCGGTGCGCTTCGTGCCCTTTCAGAGAGGCGTGCAATGA
- a CDS encoding DUF368 domain-containing protein — protein sequence MTALFRPGVYCRGIAMGAADVVPGVSGGTLALITGIYEELIATLGGVRPGLITIWRRQGFAAFWRAGNFTFLISLLAGILTSIALLARLITWFLEHHPVPVWAFFSGLIAASIPMILKPLVRRGPSQWATFLAGTLAAVAISLAPGLQGAGAGPLVFFLGGAVAICAMILPGISGSFILLLLGLYEPVLQAVRDGQWSLLAAFAGGCAVGLLSFVHLLKWLLSRYHDTVMALLGGFMAGSLVKLWPWRIGDESGLGEHWLTPHQYAQATGEGTQILIAVLAALLGMAVVWLLSLAAPVHNVAKETTD from the coding sequence ATGACCGCTTTGTTTCGGCCCGGCGTCTACTGCCGGGGCATCGCCATGGGCGCGGCCGACGTGGTGCCCGGGGTTTCCGGTGGCACCCTGGCGCTGATCACCGGCATCTATGAGGAACTGATCGCCACTCTGGGCGGGGTTCGCCCCGGTCTGATCACGATCTGGCGACGGCAGGGATTTGCCGCGTTCTGGCGTGCCGGCAACTTCACTTTCCTGATTTCTCTGTTGGCGGGCATCCTCACCAGCATCGCCTTGCTGGCGCGCTTGATTACCTGGTTTCTGGAACACCATCCGGTACCGGTGTGGGCGTTCTTTTCCGGTTTGATTGCCGCCAGCATCCCGATGATTCTCAAGCCGCTGGTACGAAGAGGCCCTTCCCAATGGGCTACCTTTCTGGCCGGCACTCTGGCGGCGGTGGCGATTTCGCTGGCGCCGGGACTGCAGGGGGCCGGTGCCGGCCCGCTGGTGTTTTTTCTGGGTGGCGCCGTGGCTATCTGCGCGATGATTCTGCCGGGCATTTCCGGCAGTTTTATCCTTCTTTTACTCGGGCTTTATGAGCCGGTTCTGCAGGCGGTGCGTGACGGCCAGTGGTCATTGCTGGCTGCTTTCGCGGGCGGCTGCGCGGTGGGGCTGTTGAGCTTCGTGCATTTGCTGAAGTGGCTGTTGAGTCGTTACCACGACACAGTAATGGCGCTGCTTGGCGGCTTCATGGCCGGTTCGCTGGTCAAACTCTGGCCCTGGCGCATCGGTGACGAAAGTGGCCTCGGAGAGCATTGGCTGACGCCGCATCAATACGCTCAGGCCACCGGCGAAGGGACGCAAATTCTCATCGCCGTGCTTGCCGCTTTATTGGGAATGGCTGTGGTCTGGCTACTTTCCCTGGCCGCACCTGTGCATAATGTCGCCAAGGAGACGACCGACTAA
- a CDS encoding peptidoglycan DD-metalloendopeptidase family protein, which produces MTLWLGGCAVSNPPPVVDLYGKSSRSQPVTSGSHKVARGETLYSIAWRYGWDYKSLARANGIKAPYTIYPGQVIRFSSRAAAVPKTRPRSTASSSKPTAKPAVKPVAKPAPPATPKVVSNVRWRWPADGELVQRFSFAGSGPRGIAIAGRRGASVVAAADGAVVYKGVGLTGYGKLLIIKHNDRWLSAYAHNDNLLVKEGEQVKSGQKIATMGSSGTFRTQLHFEIRRDGQPVDPLPLLPKKS; this is translated from the coding sequence TTGACACTGTGGCTGGGCGGGTGTGCGGTAAGCAATCCGCCGCCGGTGGTTGACCTGTACGGCAAGTCATCCCGCTCCCAGCCGGTGACTTCCGGCAGCCATAAGGTGGCTCGCGGCGAGACCTTGTATTCGATTGCCTGGCGCTACGGCTGGGACTACAAGTCGCTGGCGCGCGCCAATGGCATCAAAGCGCCTTACACCATCTATCCCGGACAGGTGATCCGTTTCTCCTCCCGCGCCGCGGCAGTACCGAAAACCCGTCCACGCAGTACCGCCTCAAGCAGCAAACCGACGGCGAAGCCGGCCGTCAAGCCGGTCGCCAAACCGGCCCCTCCAGCGACCCCGAAAGTAGTCAGCAACGTGCGTTGGCGCTGGCCGGCGGATGGAGAGCTGGTGCAGCGCTTTTCCTTCGCCGGCAGCGGCCCTCGCGGTATCGCCATCGCCGGGCGTCGCGGTGCGTCGGTAGTGGCCGCGGCGGACGGGGCGGTGGTGTATAAAGGGGTGGGGCTGACTGGTTACGGCAAGTTGCTGATCATCAAACATAATGATCGCTGGCTGAGCGCCTATGCTCACAACGATAACTTACTGGTGAAGGAGGGGGAGCAGGTGAAGTCCGGTCAGAAGATCGCCACCATGGGGTCCAGTGGCACCTTTCGCACCCAATTGCATTTCGAGATTCGCCGGGATGGACAGCCGGTGGACCCGCTTCCTCTGTTACCGAAGAAATCATGA
- a CDS encoding cation diffusion facilitator family transporter, whose protein sequence is MTDHSRASHRLLLLAASASVAVAMVLIVVKALAWSATGSVSLLASLVDSAMDSLASLVNFAAIRYSLVPPDKEHRFGHGKAEALAGLGQAVLVAGSAVFLGREAILKMLDPQPLEATGLGIGVMVFSIVLTGALVIFQRYVIRRTGSTAIQADSLHYFSDLAVNLGIIATLVIAWFGFPEADGIVAMLIAVFVLRSAWQIGWEASQLLLDREVEGDTRDRIGAIVGAHTEALGFHDLRTRLSGRTLFIQLHVDMDQTMSLLDAHALGERIRLDIRKAFPNAEVIIHQDPVPGAPRVPVDERQDV, encoded by the coding sequence ATGACCGATCATTCCCGCGCGTCCCATCGTTTATTGCTTCTTGCCGCCTCGGCTTCGGTGGCGGTGGCCATGGTGCTGATCGTGGTCAAGGCGCTGGCCTGGAGCGCCACCGGCTCGGTCAGCCTGCTGGCCTCGCTGGTGGATTCAGCGATGGACTCGCTGGCCTCGCTGGTCAACTTCGCCGCCATTCGCTATTCGCTGGTACCGCCGGATAAGGAACACCGCTTCGGACACGGCAAGGCGGAGGCGCTGGCCGGGCTGGGCCAGGCGGTACTGGTGGCGGGCTCGGCGGTGTTTCTGGGGCGGGAAGCGATCCTCAAAATGCTGGATCCACAACCGCTGGAAGCCACTGGTCTGGGTATCGGCGTGATGGTGTTTTCCATTGTCCTGACCGGCGCCCTGGTGATTTTTCAACGCTACGTGATCCGTCGCACCGGCTCCACCGCGATCCAGGCGGACAGCCTGCATTACTTCTCCGATCTGGCGGTGAACCTGGGCATTATCGCCACGCTGGTGATCGCCTGGTTCGGCTTCCCTGAGGCGGATGGCATCGTGGCGATGCTGATCGCGGTGTTCGTGCTGCGTTCCGCCTGGCAGATCGGCTGGGAGGCCAGTCAGCTGCTGCTGGACCGGGAGGTGGAAGGGGATACCCGAGATCGTATTGGCGCCATCGTCGGAGCCCATACCGAGGCGCTGGGATTCCATGATCTGCGCACTCGTCTTTCAGGGCGGACGCTGTTTATTCAATTGCATGTGGACATGGACCAAACCATGTCATTGCTCGATGCTCATGCCCTCGGCGAGCGCATTCGTCTGGACATCCGCAAGGCGTTTCCCAACGCCGAGGTGATCATTCACCAGGACCCGGTGCCGGGAGCGCCCCGGGTGCCGGTGGATGAACGTCAGGACGTCTGA
- a CDS encoding efflux RND transporter permease subunit, whose translation MTHRLFLSYCRVVLRHPLFWLLIVALVSATAAWQARHFKLDASADSLVLENDQALQYYRGIAKRYGGSDFLVVTYTPKDRPLFQRDTLEHLSRLQDSLKKVDRVASVYSMLDVPLLFSPQVEFTDLASGYRTLLEADTDLALAKKEFTEENPLYQDLLVSRDGNTTALLLTLEDDQHYRDLLAQRTELRKKRREDTLSAEEEERLDRVSREFSDYSSQLQAESTQRIEQVRGIMDQYRDQAGLFLGGVPMIASDMVSFIRADLEIFGIGVLVFLILALFLIFRRPRWVVVPLVCCGLTVLIVTGWLGFMDWKVTVISSNYISLLLIITMSIAIHLTVRYRELHEENPSATQAWLVRETAAHMMRPCVYMILTTMVGFSSLVISDIRPVIDFGWMMTIGLAVALVVCFLAFPALLLPLQPGTAPGGSDLTRKLTLGFATITEKSRLPLLLAALVIIALAVWGMSRLTVENRFIDYFQKDTEIHQGMLQIDRKLGGTTPLDIIIDAPPRPEPKTQDHHTATSEPASDDGFGATDEDPFSAGDDGFGTDGTDQAGDPFAADSTDSFSADPFGADDGGDPFKQASAGERRLRDAYWYTPHRLGQLIEIEEYLKSLPETGKVLSIATTYQVAEKLNGGPLSYMQLMLLASFIPDDLRSQLVNPYMSEDGRQVRISVRVIDSDKNLNRDDLLKKIRGDLLEKFDLQPEQVHLTGAMVLYNNMLQSLFDSQIKTLGYVFVAIMVMLLILFRSLPVALISMVPSLVSAALVLGLMGWIGLPLDLMTITITAITIGIAVDDTIHYIHRFHEELPKDNDYVATMYRCHGSIGKAMYYTSLVIIAGFSILAISNFNPTVYFGLLTGLAMLVALLSNLTLLPALLISVKPKLRV comes from the coding sequence ATGACCCATCGACTGTTCTTGAGCTATTGCCGGGTGGTGCTGCGCCATCCACTGTTCTGGCTGCTGATCGTGGCTTTAGTGAGCGCCACCGCCGCCTGGCAGGCACGACACTTCAAACTGGACGCCTCGGCGGATTCTCTGGTGCTGGAGAACGACCAGGCGTTGCAGTACTACCGTGGTATCGCCAAGCGCTATGGCGGTAGCGATTTCCTGGTGGTCACCTACACCCCCAAGGATCGCCCTCTGTTCCAGCGCGATACCCTGGAACACCTGTCACGACTGCAGGACAGTCTGAAGAAAGTGGATCGGGTGGCCTCGGTTTACAGCATGCTGGATGTGCCGCTGCTGTTCAGCCCGCAGGTGGAATTCACCGATCTGGCCAGCGGCTACCGTACCCTGCTTGAAGCGGACACCGACCTGGCCCTGGCGAAGAAGGAATTCACCGAGGAAAACCCTCTCTATCAGGACCTGCTTGTCAGCCGGGACGGCAACACCACCGCGCTGCTGCTGACGCTGGAAGACGATCAGCATTACCGCGACCTGCTGGCACAACGTACGGAACTGCGCAAGAAGCGACGCGAAGACACGCTCAGCGCCGAAGAAGAAGAGCGGCTGGACAGGGTCTCCCGGGAATTCAGCGACTACAGCAGCCAGCTGCAGGCGGAAAGTACCCAGCGTATCGAGCAGGTGCGCGGCATCATGGACCAGTATCGCGATCAGGCGGGACTGTTCCTTGGCGGTGTGCCGATGATCGCCAGTGACATGGTCAGCTTCATTCGCGCCGATCTGGAGATCTTCGGCATCGGCGTTCTGGTATTTCTGATCCTGGCCCTGTTTCTGATTTTCCGCCGCCCCCGCTGGGTGGTGGTGCCACTGGTCTGCTGCGGACTCACCGTGTTGATCGTCACCGGCTGGCTCGGCTTCATGGACTGGAAGGTCACCGTGATCAGCAGCAACTACATCTCGTTGTTGCTGATCATCACCATGTCCATCGCCATTCACCTGACCGTGCGATACCGGGAACTGCACGAAGAAAACCCCTCGGCCACCCAGGCCTGGCTGGTACGGGAAACCGCCGCCCATATGATGCGGCCCTGTGTGTACATGATCCTGACCACCATGGTCGGTTTCTCGTCCCTGGTGATCAGCGACATCCGCCCGGTCATCGACTTCGGCTGGATGATGACCATTGGTCTGGCGGTGGCGCTGGTGGTGTGTTTCCTGGCCTTCCCGGCCCTGCTGTTGCCATTGCAGCCCGGCACTGCCCCCGGCGGTAGCGACCTGACCCGCAAGTTGACACTGGGCTTCGCCACCATCACCGAAAAAAGCCGGCTGCCACTGCTGCTGGCAGCGCTGGTGATCATCGCCCTGGCGGTGTGGGGGATGAGCCGTCTGACGGTGGAAAACCGCTTTATTGATTACTTCCAGAAGGACACGGAAATCCACCAGGGCATGCTGCAGATCGACCGCAAACTGGGTGGTACCACACCGCTGGATATCATTATTGATGCGCCGCCGAGGCCGGAACCCAAAACACAAGACCACCACACCGCCACGTCCGAGCCGGCGTCCGACGATGGTTTTGGCGCGACGGACGAAGATCCTTTCAGCGCCGGTGACGACGGCTTTGGCACGGACGGCACGGATCAGGCGGGCGATCCTTTCGCCGCCGACAGTACCGACTCGTTCAGTGCCGACCCCTTCGGTGCCGACGATGGCGGCGATCCGTTCAAACAGGCTTCCGCCGGTGAACGCCGTCTGCGCGACGCTTACTGGTACACCCCCCACCGGCTGGGCCAGTTGATCGAGATCGAGGAATATCTCAAGTCCCTGCCGGAAACCGGCAAGGTGCTGTCCATCGCCACCACTTACCAGGTAGCGGAAAAGCTCAATGGCGGCCCTCTCAGTTACATGCAGTTGATGCTGCTGGCGAGCTTCATTCCCGACGATCTGCGTTCACAGCTGGTGAATCCATACATGTCCGAGGACGGCCGCCAGGTACGCATCAGTGTGCGGGTGATCGATTCAGACAAGAATCTCAATCGCGATGACCTGCTCAAGAAGATTCGCGGCGATCTGCTGGAGAAGTTCGACCTGCAGCCCGAGCAGGTGCATCTCACCGGTGCCATGGTGCTCTATAACAACATGCTGCAGAGTCTGTTCGATTCCCAGATCAAGACCCTCGGCTATGTGTTCGTGGCGATCATGGTGATGTTGCTGATCCTGTTCCGCTCGTTGCCGGTGGCATTGATCAGCATGGTGCCGAGCCTGGTCAGCGCGGCGCTGGTACTGGGTTTGATGGGCTGGATCGGTCTGCCGCTGGATTTGATGACCATCACCATTACCGCGATCACCATCGGCATCGCCGTGGACGACACCATCCACTACATACACCGCTTCCATGAGGAATTGCCGAAAGACAACGATTATGTGGCCACCATGTACCGCTGCCACGGCTCCATCGGCAAGGCGATGTACTACACCTCTCTGGTGATCATCGCCGGCTTCTCGATCCTGGCGATTTCCAACTTCAATCCCACCGTCTATTTCGGGCTGCTCACCGGCCTGGCCATGCTGGTGGCGTTGCTCAGCAACCTGACATTGTTGCCGGCCTTGCTGATCAGTGTGAAACCGAAGTTGAGGGTGTGA
- a CDS encoding SRPBCC family protein — MLKRYFIDDVTDTAASRRQAFSLFTRVEDWPDWCSVVRYARLFGGWRPGATLLFVIDLPGLPPAPVAVKVLEVVENERISWGLSLPLARIQHRFSFIDDDEGGCRLHQEEWSEGALTLLTLPFGKLIHRFDRRFAAEFAAMF; from the coding sequence ATGCTGAAACGCTATTTCATCGACGACGTCACCGACACCGCCGCTTCCCGCCGTCAGGCTTTCTCCCTGTTCACCCGGGTGGAAGACTGGCCCGACTGGTGTTCGGTGGTTCGCTATGCCAGATTGTTCGGCGGCTGGCGCCCCGGCGCCACCCTGCTGTTCGTTATCGACCTGCCCGGCCTGCCCCCCGCGCCGGTGGCGGTAAAAGTGCTGGAAGTGGTCGAAAACGAGCGCATCAGTTGGGGACTGTCGTTGCCGCTGGCGAGGATTCAGCACCGCTTTTCCTTCATTGACGACGATGAAGGTGGCTGCCGGTTGCATCAGGAAGAGTGGTCCGAGGGCGCCCTGACATTGCTTACACTCCCCTTCGGCAAACTGATTCATCGCTTTGATCGCCGTTTCGCCGCCGAATTCGCGGCGATGTTTTAG
- a CDS encoding AraC family transcriptional regulator produces the protein MASKLFPASNLPALMEIALRSRLDVQALFQKAGIGADMVGRAECYVRVEQIDTVLSTAFAETRDPLFGLHVGRDNHYGNLDIIGNLMAASASLDQGLALLFRYKDLLVPYLGFALRHEPDAVALEVFPHYPDLEFTQTRTHNELVVATIVAIGRSLTGGRFPVREAAFRHPAPPPPQLNEYRAFFQCPLVFEAPCNAVLFDEAALTSPLPGAYPDYRRRLERAADRLLGALTRAAAVSLQVRERLYETLGQGAWSVEKVASSLNMTTRTLQRRLRQEGLRFADLRDQVRHEHACRKLVEPCCDMQQLTQDLGFSDIANFYHAFRRWQGCAPGEYRRRQLTERARNERMAIHQMER, from the coding sequence ATGGCGAGCAAATTGTTCCCGGCATCCAACCTGCCGGCGTTAATGGAGATCGCACTGCGCAGCCGCCTGGACGTGCAGGCGTTGTTTCAGAAAGCCGGGATCGGCGCGGACATGGTCGGGCGCGCGGAGTGCTATGTGCGGGTGGAGCAGATCGATACCGTGCTCAGCACCGCGTTCGCCGAAACCCGGGATCCGCTCTTTGGTCTGCATGTGGGCAGAGACAACCACTACGGCAATCTGGACATCATCGGTAACCTGATGGCGGCTTCCGCGTCCCTGGATCAGGGGCTGGCGCTGCTGTTCCGCTACAAGGACCTGCTGGTGCCGTACCTGGGGTTCGCCCTGCGTCACGAACCCGATGCCGTGGCCCTGGAAGTGTTCCCGCATTATCCGGATTTGGAGTTTACCCAGACCCGCACCCACAACGAACTGGTGGTGGCCACCATCGTCGCCATTGGCCGCTCCCTCACCGGTGGGCGTTTCCCGGTACGGGAGGCGGCCTTCCGCCATCCGGCCCCGCCACCGCCACAACTGAACGAATACCGTGCCTTCTTTCAATGTCCGCTGGTCTTCGAGGCTCCCTGTAATGCCGTGCTGTTCGATGAAGCGGCGTTGACCTCGCCGCTGCCCGGTGCCTATCCGGATTATAGGCGCCGTCTGGAACGCGCCGCGGATCGACTGCTTGGCGCGCTGACCCGGGCGGCGGCGGTGAGTCTACAGGTGCGTGAGCGGCTGTATGAAACTCTGGGACAAGGTGCCTGGTCGGTGGAGAAGGTGGCTTCCTCATTGAACATGACCACCCGTACGCTGCAGCGGCGACTGCGTCAGGAGGGGCTGCGCTTCGCCGATTTGCGCGACCAGGTGCGGCACGAACACGCCTGCCGTAAACTGGTGGAACCGTGCTGTGACATGCAGCAACTGACCCAGGATCTGGGCTTTTCGGATATCGCCAATTTCTACCACGCTTTTCGCCGCTGGCAGGGGTGCGCGCCGGGGGAATACCGGCGCCGGCAATTAACCGAACGGGCCCGCAACGAACGGATGGCGATCCATCAAATGGAGCGCTGA